A window of the Dyadobacter pollutisoli genome harbors these coding sequences:
- a CDS encoding RagB/SusD family nutrient uptake outer membrane protein has protein sequence MQFKNKFIAAIGALMLMQGCGEDFLDRPPLDAITSGNFYKTDAEILAGTAPLYNIVWFDFNDKASMAFQEARAGNLNSNDRTAYIKHAISSTDVSNLLPGYKSFYKIIAQSNNAYKAIKEAQGSTASAAGKAQGLGECRFMRATAYYYLVANWGAVPIVYDNVAQLNEAPVRNRIEDVWKLLIQDYRFAAENLPATSVQGRLTKYSAQGMLARTYLMRAGLNQNGIRNQSDLDSAKHYAESVITQSGLTLAATYGELFESANNNASKNNPESLFSLQWMPLNSPWGVNNSFQAYYAYDANITGTGDGWGAAQGLSADLVKYFTENPADSLRRKATGMFDGDVYPAIQKASGGLKYTRPDAFSAIKKYIIGSPADNGGLGGFMSANINSYMLRLAEVYLIYADAVLGNSATTSDGKALEYFNLVRKRAGMPNKTSLTFEDIFNERRIETVFEGNSWNEIVRWYYFNPVKATAYTAAQHKENYAMSYVAGSISPKKYNVTYSPAEFYPLTAATLYLPFPEAEIVNAPSLKNESVAFDFSKLVD, from the coding sequence ATGCAATTCAAAAACAAGTTCATAGCAGCCATTGGAGCGCTGATGCTCATGCAGGGATGCGGCGAGGATTTTCTCGATCGTCCACCGCTGGATGCCATTACTTCGGGCAACTTTTACAAAACCGATGCTGAAATTCTGGCCGGGACCGCTCCGCTTTACAATATCGTTTGGTTCGACTTCAATGATAAAGCCAGTATGGCCTTTCAGGAAGCCCGCGCGGGTAACCTGAACTCCAATGACCGGACGGCCTACATCAAGCACGCGATCTCGTCGACGGACGTAAGTAACCTTTTGCCGGGTTATAAATCGTTTTACAAGATTATCGCCCAAAGTAATAATGCCTATAAGGCGATCAAGGAAGCCCAGGGCAGCACCGCTTCGGCAGCGGGTAAAGCACAAGGACTGGGTGAATGCCGTTTTATGCGTGCTACGGCCTATTATTACCTAGTTGCCAACTGGGGAGCGGTTCCTATTGTGTACGACAATGTGGCCCAACTCAACGAAGCGCCAGTGCGTAACAGGATCGAGGATGTCTGGAAACTGCTTATCCAGGATTACCGCTTCGCTGCTGAAAACCTGCCCGCCACTTCCGTGCAGGGCCGCCTGACCAAATACTCAGCCCAGGGAATGCTGGCACGTACGTACCTGATGCGCGCTGGATTGAACCAGAACGGGATCCGCAACCAATCCGATCTGGACAGCGCCAAGCATTATGCCGAGAGCGTGATCACTCAAAGCGGGCTGACACTGGCGGCAACTTACGGGGAGCTGTTCGAAAGCGCGAACAACAATGCCTCAAAAAACAACCCGGAGAGCCTTTTCTCGCTACAATGGATGCCTTTGAACAGTCCGTGGGGCGTCAATAATTCCTTCCAGGCCTACTATGCTTATGATGCCAACATTACCGGCACCGGCGATGGCTGGGGAGCCGCACAGGGCCTTTCGGCTGATCTGGTGAAGTATTTTACCGAAAATCCGGCCGATTCCCTGCGCAGAAAGGCTACCGGCATGTTCGACGGCGATGTTTATCCCGCTATCCAAAAAGCTTCCGGCGGTTTGAAATATACCAGACCTGATGCATTCTCGGCGATTAAAAAATACATTATCGGCTCGCCTGCGGATAATGGAGGTTTGGGTGGGTTTATGTCGGCCAATATCAATTCCTATATGCTGCGTCTGGCAGAAGTATACCTGATCTACGCGGACGCGGTGTTGGGAAACAGTGCTACCACATCCGATGGCAAAGCTTTGGAATACTTCAATCTGGTGCGCAAAAGGGCCGGTATGCCCAATAAGACTTCCCTGACTTTCGAGGATATTTTCAACGAGAGAAGGATCGAGACTGTGTTTGAAGGCAACTCGTGGAATGAGATTGTCCGGTGGTATTATTTCAATCCCGTGAAAGCCACTGCCTACACGGCTGCTCAGCATAAAGAAAACTATGCGATGAGTTATGTAGCGGGCTCTATCAGTCCTAAAAAGTACAATGTGACTTATTCTCCGGCTGAGTTCTACCCACTGACAGCCGCTACGCTGTACCTGCCGTTTCCTGAGGCCGAGATCGTCAATGCGCCGTCGCTTAAAAACGAGTCGGTCGCATTTGATTTCTCAAAACTTGTTGACTAA
- a CDS encoding SusC/RagA family TonB-linked outer membrane protein — translation MQQNFYKTRRAKRSLHLLAGLLRPLLLSLGIMCAATGAFAQAESKKAITGTVVSLERGSVVPGASVVVKGTSNGTTTNGDGYYSIDATPGSTLVISFIGYETQEVPIRTKTRIDIQLKESISSLDEVVVVGYGEMKKTDVSSSQVTVSGKDLSKTINTSLEQGLQGRAANVMVQQNSGQPGAAPSVLIRGLSSLTGSTQPLYVIDGVQVKPENMRDDPNNHPTGFSNILSSINPDDIETINVLQGPSATAIYGAVGANGVVMITTKRGKAGEAKVTFNSLVTIQAEPKHIDVMNLREYAQFRNEAAAVGGTASEPTFADPSVLGNGTDWQSALFRPTTLQKYSLGLSGGTERSTYYMSGEYFNQKGIVEGSGFKRYNARLNLENQTRSWLKIGANMSVGITEEKVNTNNGGIIQLALDQNPAVAVTNPDGSWGGPTSTQFQFSNPVMISKINNDYNRRTSILGSLFADVKLAKNLVWHTEANGSTEFLKYYSFHPSYTIGGYVVSQDAAASTRSVNTNTWWSLHSRLAYDLKLGRHGLNIMAGHEAQQNTYESLTATRKKFITNTIQELSGGDASVISNVSNNSGKGSGSRESYFARVNYSFNERYFLQGTYRMDGSSAFRQGRRWGNFPAVSVAWRVSEEPFLKNVPAVNDLKLRFEVGRSGNQGSGGNAIYSTLQTVPTGWGTGFLASNFANEFLTWEKDDVINGGLDLHMFSNRVELIVDAYIKNITSLITVNSYPFTYGGDIGYSPGYLSWPAVNAGSMKNRGIGFTLNTVNIDKGGFYWKTGINLSVDRNKVSSLLNPITLTWNATSIGFKTEMGHPASMITGYVADGLFQDANDIKNHAIQTSNGQMTVNPATGTWVGDTKFSDLNGDGVIDAEDRTVIGNPWPKFTLGFNNNMSYKNFELNAFLTGSFKNDILNYPRYRAEIPANSGVFGNQWKSVANYAKPSTYDPAAAETVTLTNPGYAIPRIAPGDPNGNNRMSTNFIEDGTYVRLKNITLSYNLPKSMLKDLFIRGLKASVGAQNLFTMTKYKGYDPEIGMVNYGGTIMAGVDTGRYPSVRMYSFGLLADF, via the coding sequence ATGCAACAGAATTTTTACAAAACAAGGCGGGCAAAGCGGAGCCTGCATTTGCTGGCCGGGTTGCTGCGACCTCTCCTGCTATCACTGGGAATCATGTGCGCTGCCACCGGCGCCTTCGCGCAGGCTGAATCGAAAAAAGCTATTACGGGTACCGTGGTATCATTGGAAAGAGGCAGTGTCGTTCCCGGCGCGAGTGTGGTGGTAAAGGGTACCTCCAATGGTACAACCACTAATGGGGACGGCTACTATTCCATAGACGCAACCCCTGGCAGTACTTTGGTCATTTCCTTTATCGGATATGAGACCCAGGAAGTGCCGATCCGGACCAAAACCAGAATCGATATCCAATTAAAAGAAAGTATCTCCTCGCTCGACGAGGTTGTGGTAGTAGGGTATGGTGAAATGAAGAAAACCGACGTTTCCAGCTCACAGGTAACCGTTTCGGGAAAAGATCTGAGCAAAACCATCAATACTTCCCTTGAACAAGGTTTACAGGGCCGTGCCGCAAACGTAATGGTGCAGCAAAACTCAGGACAACCCGGTGCGGCACCGTCCGTTCTGATCCGCGGACTGAGCTCGCTCACCGGAAGCACGCAGCCATTATATGTAATCGACGGGGTGCAGGTTAAGCCTGAGAATATGAGGGATGACCCTAATAATCATCCGACCGGTTTCTCAAATATCCTGTCAAGCATTAATCCCGACGATATCGAGACCATCAACGTATTGCAGGGACCGTCGGCTACGGCTATTTACGGCGCAGTGGGTGCCAATGGCGTGGTCATGATCACGACAAAGCGCGGAAAGGCGGGTGAGGCCAAAGTGACTTTTAACTCCCTGGTGACCATCCAGGCAGAGCCGAAGCATATCGATGTAATGAACCTGCGCGAATATGCACAGTTCCGCAATGAGGCGGCCGCGGTGGGTGGAACGGCCAGCGAGCCAACTTTTGCAGATCCGTCTGTGCTGGGCAATGGTACCGACTGGCAAAGCGCGCTTTTTCGCCCGACGACGCTTCAAAAGTACTCGCTGGGACTGAGCGGCGGTACCGAGAGATCAACTTACTATATGTCGGGAGAATATTTCAACCAGAAAGGCATTGTGGAAGGATCGGGCTTCAAGCGTTATAATGCCCGTTTAAACCTGGAAAACCAGACACGAAGCTGGCTGAAAATTGGTGCCAATATGAGCGTGGGTATTACCGAAGAGAAGGTCAACACCAACAATGGGGGCATTATCCAGCTCGCCCTGGATCAAAACCCGGCTGTGGCGGTAACCAATCCGGACGGAAGCTGGGGCGGGCCTACTTCGACCCAGTTCCAGTTCTCAAACCCGGTGATGATCTCCAAGATCAATAATGACTATAACCGCCGTACATCCATTCTGGGAAGCCTTTTTGCGGACGTGAAACTGGCCAAAAACCTGGTATGGCATACCGAAGCGAATGGAAGCACCGAGTTTTTGAAATACTACTCGTTCCACCCGTCGTACACGATTGGAGGTTATGTCGTTTCCCAGGACGCGGCAGCTTCTACGCGCTCGGTGAATACCAATACCTGGTGGAGCTTACATAGCCGGTTGGCCTACGATTTGAAGCTCGGCAGACATGGCCTCAACATCATGGCTGGTCACGAAGCGCAGCAGAATACCTATGAGTCGCTGACAGCTACACGTAAAAAGTTCATTACCAATACCATCCAAGAGCTTTCGGGCGGGGATGCGTCTGTAATCTCAAATGTAAGTAACAACAGCGGCAAAGGCTCGGGCTCGCGCGAATCCTACTTCGCCCGAGTGAATTACAGCTTCAACGAGCGGTATTTCTTGCAGGGAACTTACCGGATGGATGGTTCCTCGGCATTCCGTCAGGGGCGCCGCTGGGGCAACTTCCCGGCAGTATCGGTAGCCTGGCGCGTTTCGGAAGAGCCTTTCCTGAAAAATGTGCCGGCGGTCAATGATTTGAAATTGCGCTTTGAAGTCGGTCGGTCGGGAAATCAGGGTAGTGGTGGCAATGCCATTTATTCAACACTGCAAACGGTTCCAACAGGTTGGGGAACCGGCTTTTTGGCATCCAACTTTGCCAACGAGTTCCTGACCTGGGAGAAAGATGACGTCATCAACGGAGGCCTTGACCTGCACATGTTTTCCAACCGCGTGGAGCTGATCGTGGATGCATATATCAAGAATATCACCAGCCTGATTACGGTGAATTCCTATCCATTTACGTACGGAGGCGATATTGGCTATTCGCCGGGTTACCTGAGCTGGCCAGCCGTGAATGCGGGATCGATGAAGAACCGTGGGATCGGTTTTACATTGAATACCGTGAATATCGATAAAGGCGGCTTCTATTGGAAGACGGGTATCAACCTGTCGGTAGACCGCAACAAGGTTAGCTCGCTGCTGAACCCAATCACACTGACCTGGAATGCCACTTCCATAGGTTTCAAAACCGAAATGGGCCACCCTGCGAGCATGATCACCGGATACGTTGCCGACGGGCTTTTTCAGGATGCGAACGACATCAAAAACCACGCTATCCAGACCTCCAACGGGCAGATGACGGTAAATCCGGCAACCGGGACGTGGGTAGGCGACACCAAGTTCAGTGACCTGAATGGGGATGGTGTGATCGACGCAGAAGACCGCACGGTAATCGGTAACCCGTGGCCGAAGTTCACATTGGGCTTTAACAACAACATGAGCTACAAGAACTTCGAGCTGAATGCATTCCTGACCGGAAGCTTCAAAAACGATATTCTGAACTACCCGCGCTACCGGGCCGAAATCCCGGCTAACAGTGGTGTGTTCGGCAACCAATGGAAATCGGTGGCCAACTATGCAAAGCCAAGCACTTACGATCCGGCAGCTGCCGAAACGGTGACGCTTACCAACCCCGGCTACGCCATCCCGCGTATCGCACCGGGCGATCCCAATGGAAACAACCGGATGAGTACCAACTTCATCGAAGACGGGACCTACGTGCGGCTCAAAAACATCACCCTGAGCTACAACTTACCGAAATCGATGTTGAAAGACCTTTTTATCAGAGGTTTGAAGGCATCTGTGGGGGCGCAAAACTTGTTTACTATGACCAAATACAAAGGCTATGACCCTGAGATTGGTATGGTCAATTACGGCGGGACCATTATGGCCGGTGTGGATACGGGCCGTTACCCTTCGGTGCGGATGTATTCTTTCGGGCTGCTTGCGGATTTTTAA